A single Deltaproteobacteria bacterium DNA region contains:
- a CDS encoding ABC transporter permease, with the protein MRALSRWARWSLAFYRRDLLTELSYRTNFFFGLAGGLFSILTFYFLSFVVESGAPGLSRFRGGYFAFVLLGLAASALLREALGGFAARVRQAQLTGTLEVVLATPISPAAVILCASIYPLWSASLRAGLYLVFGWALFSAELSLAHWPAALAALALGVTSFAAIGILSASATMILKRGDPVAWSVGALSLLLGGVYYPVEILPEPLRSLADWLPITHTLTALREALLGQAGPALPRALLLLALFCVVLLPVALVAFTLAVRRARREGSLTHF; encoded by the coding sequence GTGAGGGCGCTCTCGCGGTGGGCTCGCTGGAGCCTGGCCTTCTACCGGAGGGATCTGCTCACCGAGCTCTCCTACCGGACCAACTTCTTCTTCGGCCTCGCCGGCGGGCTCTTCTCGATCCTGACCTTCTACTTCCTCTCCTTCGTCGTCGAGTCGGGGGCCCCCGGCCTCTCCCGCTTCCGGGGCGGCTACTTCGCCTTCGTCCTCCTGGGCCTGGCCGCCTCGGCGCTGCTGCGCGAGGCCCTCGGCGGCTTCGCCGCGCGCGTGCGGCAGGCCCAGCTCACCGGCACCCTCGAGGTGGTGCTGGCCACGCCCATCTCGCCGGCGGCGGTGATCCTCTGCGCCTCGATCTACCCGCTCTGGTCGGCCTCCCTGCGCGCCGGCCTCTACCTCGTCTTCGGCTGGGCCCTCTTCTCGGCCGAGCTCTCCCTGGCCCACTGGCCCGCGGCCCTCGCCGCCCTGGCGCTGGGGGTCACCAGCTTCGCCGCCATCGGGATCCTCTCGGCCAGCGCGACGATGATCCTCAAGCGGGGCGATCCGGTCGCCTGGTCGGTGGGCGCCCTCTCGCTGCTCCTGGGCGGCGTCTACTACCCGGTCGAGATCCTCCCCGAGCCCCTGCGCTCCCTGGCGGACTGGCTGCCCATCACCCACACCCTCACTGCCCTGCGCGAGGCCCTCCTGGGCCAGGCGGGACCGGCCCTGCCCCGGGCGCTGCTGCTGCTCGCCCTCTTCTGCGTCGTCCTGCTGCCGGTGGCGCTGGTGGCGTTCACGCTGGCGGTGCGGCGGGCGCGGCGGGAGGGGTCGCTGACGCACTTCTGA
- a CDS encoding zinc-ribbon domain-containing protein, which translates to MIIQCDKCKARFKLADDKISPKGVRVRCTKCEHTFVVRRAIEEQEVEVDPERAAAEAAAEAELAALIANPAAA; encoded by the coding sequence ATGATCATTCAGTGTGACAAGTGCAAGGCGCGCTTCAAGCTCGCCGACGACAAGATCAGCCCCAAGGGGGTGCGGGTCCGGTGCACGAAGTGCGAGCACACCTTCGTGGTCCGGCGCGCCATCGAGGAGCAGGAGGTCGAGGTCGATCCCGAGCGGGCCGCTGCCGAGGCCGCCGCCGAGGCCGAGCTGGCGGCGCTGATCGCCAACCCGGCCGCCGCG
- a CDS encoding M48 family metalloprotease: protein MSRRPEARRRARPARLLFLLVAALLLLPPLAGAQASGPGWHPDPVAATDYFTAAEVAAWRDHARSLRLISLARTTLSLGFLLALLFSPLGAWLWRVGERVAGALAATAAGRAGVSRRLAALAARVFGPDWGASLAYAYAFLFLQLLLFLPLRITAELLRKAEGLSTYTPGAWVWDLVKAELLSALVFAFLIFGLFGLIRRVPRYWWLLLGLPTGLLLFGYGVVAPYRARVFSEFSPLEDARLARRLEAMARAEGLELTAIKVIDASRTTRALNAYITGVGPSRELVLFDTLLAAMTPEEVMAVVAHELGHHRRRDVLLRYGLSAGFIVLGLAVLAPLLRRGSDRFGLPGPGDVRNLPWLLLLYALFNLAVRPASNAYGRHEEQLADLAALEIHGDAEATVGMMVKLARENHADVDPPGWAVFWFASHPPLLERIGVALRAGREGWFPLQAEAGGRPSAASAADAP, encoded by the coding sequence ATGTCCCGGCGGCCTGAAGCACGGCGCCGCGCGCGGCCCGCCCGGCTCCTCTTCCTCCTCGTCGCCGCGCTCCTCCTCCTGCCTCCCCTGGCCGGCGCGCAGGCGAGCGGCCCGGGCTGGCATCCGGATCCGGTGGCGGCCACCGACTACTTCACGGCCGCCGAGGTCGCCGCCTGGAGGGACCACGCCCGCTCCCTGCGCCTGATCTCCCTGGCGCGCACGACCCTCTCCCTCGGCTTCCTCCTCGCCCTCCTCTTCTCCCCTCTGGGCGCCTGGCTCTGGCGAGTGGGTGAGCGCGTCGCCGGCGCCCTGGCCGCCACCGCGGCCGGGCGGGCGGGCGTCTCCCGCCGCCTCGCGGCCCTGGCGGCGCGGGTCTTCGGCCCGGACTGGGGCGCCTCCCTCGCCTACGCCTACGCCTTCCTCTTCCTGCAGCTGCTCCTCTTCCTGCCCCTGCGGATCACCGCCGAGCTGCTGCGCAAGGCCGAGGGGCTCTCGACCTACACCCCCGGCGCCTGGGTCTGGGATCTCGTGAAGGCCGAGCTGCTCTCCGCGCTGGTCTTCGCCTTCCTGATCTTCGGGCTCTTCGGGCTCATCCGCCGGGTGCCCCGCTACTGGTGGCTGCTCCTGGGCCTGCCCACCGGCCTGCTCCTCTTCGGCTACGGGGTGGTCGCCCCCTACCGGGCGCGGGTCTTCAGCGAGTTCTCTCCCCTCGAGGACGCCCGCCTCGCCCGGCGCCTGGAGGCGATGGCCCGGGCCGAGGGCCTGGAGCTCACCGCCATCAAGGTCATCGACGCCAGCCGGACCACCCGGGCCCTGAACGCCTACATCACCGGGGTGGGCCCGAGCCGCGAGCTGGTCCTCTTCGACACCCTGCTCGCGGCGATGACGCCGGAGGAGGTGATGGCGGTCGTCGCCCACGAGCTGGGCCACCACCGGCGGCGCGACGTGCTGCTGCGCTACGGCCTCTCGGCGGGCTTCATCGTCCTGGGCCTGGCCGTGCTGGCGCCCCTCCTGCGCCGGGGCAGCGACCGCTTCGGCCTCCCCGGCCCCGGAGACGTGCGCAACCTCCCCTGGCTGCTCCTCCTCTACGCCCTCTTCAACCTGGCGGTGCGGCCGGCGAGCAACGCCTACGGGAGGCACGAAGAGCAGCTCGCGGACCTCGCGGCGCTCGAGATCCACGGCGACGCGGAGGCCACCGTGGGGATGATGGTGAAGCTCGCCCGGGAGAACCACGCCGACGTGGATCCCCCGGGCTGGGCCGTCTTCTGGTTCGCCTCCCACCCGCCCCTGCTGGAGCGGATCGGGGTCGCCCTGCGGGCCGGGCGGGAGGGGTGGTTTCCCCTTCAGGCCGAGGCGGGCGGCAGGCCGTCGGCCGCGAGCGCCGCCGACGCCCCCTGA
- a CDS encoding ParA family protein produces the protein MARRLAFVNEKGGTCKTTLAVHTAAWLANHGHRTLLVDVDMQGHAGKTLGIDVRELSHNVGDLLLDESLSLDEVLVTSGVEGLDLLPGNKDLADLPERMGMQDDRYERLRRVIEAAEAARGYAFVVFDAPPSMGLLTRNVMLAANEIVVPVSVTYLALDGCAEVVQTVESLRQEHGHEDLRVTHVVPTLYRRTRLAEEVMAKLADYFDGQVTPTLGFNVQIDEAQSHGQTIWEYAPWSRGAQMLDAIARTVVA, from the coding sequence ATGGCCCGGCGGCTGGCGTTCGTGAACGAGAAGGGCGGGACCTGCAAGACGACCCTCGCGGTCCACACCGCGGCCTGGCTCGCCAACCACGGGCACCGCACCCTCCTGGTGGACGTGGACATGCAGGGCCACGCCGGGAAGACCCTCGGCATCGACGTCCGGGAGCTCTCCCACAACGTGGGGGATCTCCTCCTGGACGAGAGCCTCTCCCTGGACGAGGTCCTCGTGACCTCCGGGGTGGAGGGGCTCGATCTCCTCCCCGGGAACAAGGACCTCGCCGATCTCCCCGAGCGGATGGGGATGCAGGACGACCGCTACGAGCGCCTGCGCAGGGTGATCGAGGCCGCCGAGGCCGCCCGGGGCTACGCCTTCGTCGTCTTCGACGCGCCGCCCTCGATGGGCCTGCTCACCCGCAACGTGATGCTCGCCGCCAACGAGATCGTGGTGCCGGTCTCGGTGACCTACCTCGCCCTCGACGGCTGCGCCGAGGTCGTGCAGACGGTGGAGTCGCTGCGCCAGGAGCACGGGCACGAGGACCTGCGGGTCACCCACGTGGTGCCGACCCTCTACCGCCGCACCCGGCTGGCCGAGGAGGTGATGGCCAAGCTCGCGGACTACTTCGACGGGCAGGTCACGCCGACCCTCGGCTTCAACGTGCAGATCGACGAGGCCCAGAGCCACGGGCAGACGATCTGGGAGTACGCCCCCTGGTCGCGGGGCGCCCAGATGCTCGACGCGATCGCGCGGACCGTCGTGGCCTGA
- a CDS encoding ArsA-related P-loop ATPase: MPSLFERRLLVVTGKGGVGKSTLSAALASAAHAQGKRVLVCEVGMTRRLPPLLGAPTGGTDRDAMLEVRPGLFTQAIRPEPAMREYALMKLKFQTIYRAVFENRLVRAFLRMIPSLAETVVLGKVWFEVQAREGSGWRWDLVILDAPATGHGISLLRVPQTLLETLPPGAMRDDAEQMHATLTDPKTTSLQIVTLPEETPVVEAIELFGQVRDDLQIPVGQIFLNSFHEQRFDEAATARFEEALAAAGRKISPAAAIAAVSLHQIRRAERSAQLRQRLEVQLPGVPVHLLPYLALPTWGPEAIELLAREIRPERVREYPEVPTP, from the coding sequence ATGCCCTCGCTCTTCGAGCGACGACTCCTGGTCGTCACCGGAAAAGGCGGTGTGGGGAAGTCCACCCTCTCCGCCGCGCTGGCCTCTGCCGCGCACGCGCAGGGCAAGCGAGTGCTGGTCTGCGAGGTCGGGATGACCCGGCGCCTGCCGCCGCTCCTCGGCGCGCCGACGGGTGGCACGGATCGGGACGCGATGCTCGAGGTGCGGCCCGGCCTCTTCACCCAGGCCATCCGCCCCGAGCCGGCGATGCGCGAGTACGCGCTGATGAAGCTCAAGTTCCAGACCATCTACCGGGCGGTCTTCGAGAACCGCCTGGTGCGCGCCTTCCTGCGAATGATCCCCTCGCTGGCCGAGACCGTCGTGCTCGGCAAGGTCTGGTTCGAGGTGCAGGCGCGGGAGGGCTCGGGCTGGCGCTGGGATCTGGTCATCCTCGACGCGCCCGCCACCGGCCACGGCATCTCGCTCCTGCGCGTGCCGCAGACCCTGCTGGAGACGCTGCCCCCGGGCGCCATGCGGGACGACGCCGAGCAGATGCACGCGACGCTCACCGACCCGAAGACGACCTCCCTGCAGATCGTCACCCTCCCCGAGGAGACGCCGGTGGTGGAGGCGATCGAGCTCTTCGGCCAGGTCCGCGACGATCTCCAGATCCCGGTGGGCCAGATCTTCCTCAACAGCTTCCACGAGCAGCGCTTCGACGAGGCCGCCACCGCGCGCTTCGAGGAGGCCCTCGCCGCCGCCGGCCGGAAGATCAGCCCCGCCGCCGCCATCGCCGCGGTGAGCCTGCACCAGATCCGCCGGGCCGAGCGCTCGGCGCAGCTGCGGCAGCGCCTCGAGGTCCAGCTCCCCGGGGTGCCCGTCCACCTCCTCCCCTACCTCGCCCTGCCGACCTGGGGTCCCGAGGCCATCGAGCTCCTGGCCCGCGAGATCCGGCCGGAGCGGGTGCGTGAGTATCCGGAGGTGCCGACCCCATGA
- a CDS encoding ABC transporter ATP-binding protein, which translates to MSAGGAIEVRGLGKTFTRRRPLIRALRAPLARDRLAALKGLDLRVGPGEVCGIIGPNGAGKTTLLKILAGLILPEEGEVRIAGHAAGSRDARAALGLVTTEERSFYWRLSARENLRFFGALHDLDADTLAGRIEALAGVFSLGEVLDRPVRELSSGNRGRLALARGLLHRPRVLLLDEVARSLDPGAARKLRTHLRKLVEEEGLAAVYASHDLAEVERLCHRVVLLSGGVPVAAGTWEEVRPEAERIFELEEEAA; encoded by the coding sequence GTGAGCGCCGGCGGGGCGATCGAGGTTCGCGGCCTCGGCAAGACCTTCACCCGCCGCCGCCCGCTGATCCGCGCCCTGCGAGCGCCCCTGGCCCGGGACCGCCTCGCCGCCCTGAAGGGGCTCGATCTGCGGGTCGGGCCCGGAGAGGTCTGCGGGATCATCGGGCCCAACGGCGCGGGCAAGACCACCCTCCTGAAGATCCTCGCCGGGCTGATCCTCCCGGAGGAGGGCGAGGTCCGGATCGCCGGCCACGCCGCCGGCAGCCGCGACGCCCGGGCCGCGCTGGGGCTGGTGACCACCGAGGAGCGCTCCTTCTACTGGCGCCTCTCGGCCCGCGAGAACCTGCGCTTCTTCGGCGCCCTCCACGACCTCGACGCCGACACCCTCGCCGGGCGCATCGAGGCGCTGGCCGGGGTCTTCTCCCTCGGCGAGGTCCTCGACCGGCCGGTGCGGGAGCTCTCGAGCGGCAACCGCGGACGCCTGGCCCTGGCCCGGGGCCTGCTCCACCGGCCGCGGGTGCTCCTCCTCGACGAGGTGGCGCGCAGCCTCGACCCCGGCGCGGCGCGGAAGCTGCGGACCCACCTGCGCAAGCTGGTCGAGGAGGAGGGCCTGGCCGCCGTCTACGCCTCCCACGACCTCGCCGAGGTCGAGCGGCTCTGCCACCGGGTGGTGCTCCTCTCGGGGGGCGTGCCCGTCGCCGCCGGCACCTGGGAGGAGGTCCGCCCCGAGGCCGAGCGGATCTTCGAGCTGGAGGAGGAGGCAGCGTGA
- the ruvX gene encoding Holliday junction resolvase RuvX — protein sequence MRALGLDIGEKTIGVAVTDELGITAHGVTVIRRKGGLHDLEALARVARETGADRLVYGYPLQEDGQEGPSARRARIFAEKAGAHLGLPIEPHDESHSTVAAEAALLEADVSRKKRKQVIDQVAAVVILRDWLACREATRPEEDET from the coding sequence ATGCGCGCCCTCGGCCTCGACATCGGAGAGAAGACCATCGGCGTGGCGGTGACCGACGAGCTCGGCATCACCGCCCACGGCGTGACGGTCATCCGCCGCAAGGGCGGGCTCCACGACCTTGAGGCCCTGGCCCGGGTGGCCCGGGAGACCGGGGCCGACCGGCTGGTCTACGGCTACCCCCTCCAGGAGGACGGGCAGGAGGGGCCGAGCGCCCGCCGCGCCCGGATCTTCGCCGAGAAGGCCGGCGCCCACCTGGGCCTGCCCATCGAGCCCCACGACGAGAGCCACTCCACGGTCGCCGCGGAGGCGGCCCTCCTGGAGGCGGACGTCTCGCGCAAGAAGCGAAAGCAGGTCATCGATCAGGTGGCCGCGGTGGTGATCCTGCGCGACTGGCTGGCCTGTCGCGAGGCGACCCGTCCCGAGGAGGACGAAACGTGA
- a CDS encoding ArsA family ATPase yields the protein MSDRLGPAIEGRSVVVCVGSGGVGKTTVAASIALRAAQEGKRALVVTIDPARRLASSMGVSALGNVGTRISAERLAVSGVEASGELEALMLDVKRTCDELILRHAPSRDQADDILHNRFYQTASTVLAGSQEYMGMEKLYELHSSGAYDLIVLDTPPTTNALEFLEAPNRLLDAFGNDALKWIATPAVAAGRIGMQAMGLGSGYLVRQLSKLTGVETLQALAEFLLSMRGMYDGFKDRAAEVKALLSSEQAAFVLVTSPKLMVLDEARYFYGVLHQNDIHVPAIVVNRVEPDWTGAAGLDTSAEGFSDASLTTLFGAQCVAPIRKTLEEQQLRARADAEQARGLFADLEQDVARVLVPTLLDDIHDLAGLASLATYLFDLERPLPAQALPVLEERS from the coding sequence ATGAGCGATCGCCTCGGCCCGGCCATCGAGGGGCGCTCGGTGGTCGTCTGCGTCGGCTCCGGGGGCGTGGGCAAGACCACCGTCGCCGCCAGCATCGCCCTGCGCGCGGCGCAGGAGGGGAAGCGCGCGCTGGTGGTGACCATCGATCCGGCGCGGCGCCTGGCGAGCAGCATGGGGGTCAGCGCCCTGGGCAACGTCGGGACCCGGATCAGCGCCGAGCGGCTGGCCGTCTCCGGGGTGGAGGCCAGCGGGGAGCTCGAGGCCCTGATGCTGGACGTGAAGCGCACCTGCGACGAGCTGATCCTGCGCCACGCCCCCAGCCGCGATCAGGCCGACGACATCCTTCACAACCGCTTCTACCAGACCGCCTCCACCGTCCTCGCCGGCTCCCAGGAGTACATGGGGATGGAGAAGCTCTACGAGCTGCACTCCTCCGGTGCGTACGACCTCATCGTCCTGGACACGCCGCCCACCACCAACGCCCTGGAGTTCCTCGAGGCCCCCAACCGCCTCCTCGACGCCTTCGGCAACGACGCCCTGAAGTGGATCGCCACCCCGGCGGTCGCCGCGGGCCGGATCGGGATGCAGGCGATGGGGCTGGGGAGCGGCTACCTCGTGAGGCAACTTTCCAAGCTCACCGGTGTCGAGACCCTGCAGGCCCTGGCGGAGTTCCTGCTCTCGATGCGTGGCATGTACGACGGCTTCAAGGATCGCGCGGCCGAAGTGAAGGCCCTCCTCTCCTCGGAGCAGGCGGCCTTCGTGCTGGTGACCTCGCCCAAGCTGATGGTCCTCGACGAGGCCCGCTACTTCTATGGCGTGCTCCACCAGAACGACATCCACGTCCCGGCGATCGTGGTGAACCGGGTGGAGCCCGACTGGACCGGCGCCGCCGGCCTCGACACCTCCGCCGAGGGCTTCTCCGACGCCTCCCTCACCACCCTCTTCGGGGCGCAGTGCGTGGCGCCGATCCGGAAGACCCTCGAGGAGCAGCAGCTGCGCGCCCGCGCCGACGCCGAGCAGGCCCGGGGCCTCTTCGCCGACCTCGAGCAGGACGTCGCCCGGGTGCTGGTCCCCACCCTCCTCGACGACATCCACGACCTCGCCGGCCTGGCCTCCCTGGCCACCTACCTCTTCGACCTCGAGCGGCCCCTCCCGGCCCAGGCCCTCCCGGTCCTGGAAGAGCGCTCATGA
- the mltG gene encoding endolytic transglycosylase MltG, which produces MKKILRLFLVLTFLAGLAAAYGSWTVMTFVDGEVTPPGGRAELTIAPGSSLRTIAKDLDAAGVIEDTRMPGVGSVFHLWAHRLERAGPKVKAGEYLFEGPASPRKVLEIITKGQVRTYQVTIPEGLRLDEIMPLFEAAGLGKADALLAVARDRDFVRSLGIPADDLEGYVYPETYTFAKGVSAKKILARTVERFDAAYERAAAGANPPVKLDRHEMVTLASIVEKETGAPEERPRIACVFYNRLQQDWKLQTDPTVIYAKILWSGGTWDGNLSRADLERDHPYSTYARKGLPPGPIASPGGKALEAVMNPMKCKDMFFVAKGGGLHEFCVDYACHLKAIDRYQKLGK; this is translated from the coding sequence GTGAAGAAGATCCTGCGCCTCTTTCTCGTGCTGACCTTCCTGGCGGGGCTGGCCGCGGCCTACGGCTCCTGGACGGTGATGACCTTCGTCGACGGCGAGGTCACGCCCCCCGGCGGGCGGGCCGAGCTCACCATCGCCCCGGGCAGCTCCCTGCGGACGATCGCCAAGGACCTCGACGCCGCCGGCGTGATCGAGGACACCCGGATGCCCGGCGTCGGCTCGGTCTTCCACCTCTGGGCCCACCGCCTCGAGCGGGCCGGCCCGAAGGTGAAGGCCGGCGAGTACCTCTTCGAGGGGCCCGCCTCCCCCCGGAAGGTCCTGGAGATCATCACCAAGGGGCAGGTGCGCACCTACCAGGTGACCATCCCCGAGGGCCTGCGCCTCGACGAGATCATGCCCCTCTTCGAGGCCGCGGGCCTCGGCAAGGCCGACGCGCTGCTGGCCGTCGCCCGGGACCGCGACTTCGTGCGCTCCCTCGGCATCCCGGCCGACGACCTCGAGGGCTACGTCTACCCGGAGACCTACACCTTCGCGAAGGGCGTCTCGGCGAAGAAGATCCTCGCCCGCACGGTCGAGCGCTTCGACGCCGCCTACGAGCGGGCCGCCGCCGGGGCCAACCCGCCGGTGAAGCTCGACCGGCACGAGATGGTCACCCTGGCCTCGATCGTCGAGAAGGAGACCGGCGCCCCCGAGGAGCGCCCCCGGATCGCCTGCGTCTTCTACAACCGCCTGCAGCAGGACTGGAAGCTGCAGACCGATCCCACCGTGATCTACGCCAAGATCCTCTGGAGCGGCGGCACCTGGGACGGCAACCTCTCCCGCGCCGACCTCGAGCGCGACCACCCCTACAGCACCTACGCCCGCAAGGGGCTGCCCCCGGGGCCCATCGCCTCGCCGGGCGGGAAGGCCCTCGAGGCGGTGATGAACCCGATGAAGTGCAAGGACATGTTCTTCGTCGCGAAGGGCGGCGGCCTCCACGAGTTCTGCGTGGACTACGCCTGCCACCTCAAGGCCATCGACCGCTACCAGAAGCTGGGCAAGTGA
- a CDS encoding polyhydroxyalkanoate synthesis regulator DNA-binding domain-containing protein, whose protein sequence is MKIIKRYTNRKLYDTVESRYVTLEEIAEMIRAGGDVRIIDNRTKEDLTSVTLAQIIFEQEKKKARMPLDMLKGMVRSGGDTLQGFISREIQPRVDAIREEAEHRIPRLFRKGHEGQDPKAMAEEMLSQLKANVEEWQAWIDGRVHDATSAVNLPALQAELERLRTRVEEMRLKVVAGRGEADKGGKGEETAKKGE, encoded by the coding sequence GTGAAGATCATCAAGCGGTACACGAACCGGAAGCTCTACGACACCGTGGAGAGCCGCTACGTGACCCTCGAGGAGATCGCCGAGATGATCCGCGCCGGCGGTGACGTCCGGATCATCGACAACCGCACGAAGGAAGACCTGACCAGCGTGACGCTGGCGCAGATCATCTTCGAGCAGGAGAAGAAGAAGGCCCGGATGCCCCTCGACATGCTCAAGGGCATGGTCCGCAGCGGCGGCGACACCCTCCAGGGCTTCATCTCCCGCGAGATCCAGCCCCGGGTCGACGCCATCCGCGAGGAGGCCGAGCACCGCATCCCCCGGCTCTTCCGCAAGGGCCACGAGGGGCAGGATCCCAAGGCCATGGCCGAGGAGATGCTCTCCCAGCTGAAGGCCAACGTCGAGGAGTGGCAGGCCTGGATCGATGGCCGGGTGCACGACGCCACCTCGGCCGTGAACCTGCCGGCCCTCCAGGCCGAGCTCGAGCGGCTGCGCACCCGGGTCGAGGAGATGCGGCTGAAGGTCGTGGCCGGCCGGGGCGAGGCCGACAAGGGCGGCAAGGGCGAAGAGACCGCCAAGAAGGGCGAGTAG